Proteins encoded by one window of Nostoc sp. PCC 7120 = FACHB-418:
- a CDS encoding DUF6714 family protein, translated as MEIPRATLINFESALSFMDEGGTHYYLPAFMIAALEGHISSHIPFFKISPMLGSLRKSIPSEVIKIYGFDRHQALAIAAFLRFVVGEDGENAESQAELEIVWQWKDYIIKN; from the coding sequence ATGGAAATCCCCCGTGCAACCCTCATCAATTTTGAATCAGCCTTATCATTTATGGACGAAGGGGGAACTCACTACTATCTACCCGCATTTATGATTGCTGCTCTGGAAGGGCATATTAGTTCCCATATCCCGTTTTTTAAGATATCACCAATGTTGGGAAGTTTACGAAAAAGTATCCCTAGTGAGGTGATTAAAATATATGGTTTTGATCGTCATCAAGCCTTGGCAATTGCTGCTTTTCTACGGTTTGTCGTTGGCGAAGATGGTGAAAATGCAGAAAGTCAAGCCGAACTAGAAATTGTCTGGCAATGGAAAGATTATATCATCAAAAATTAG